In bacterium, one genomic interval encodes:
- a CDS encoding DUF1499 domain-containing protein, with protein sequence MIFVIVRGCPGLERNGRKAVEIRVAGWAGYGFAVSLLAVISLVMAGLGTRWGFWDFRTGFLFLRAAVVLGVIGILLSLVSAFPAKGVFFTLALLGILIGLVSAGIPFKWYRMAKSVPVIHDITTDWEDPPRFDAILPIRQSAPNTAEYGGEEIAAQQRKAYPSVVPKILDDPPSEAFRKALNAAIGLGWQVVSADMTSGRIEATDTTLWFGFKDDIIIRIRPNGPGSKVDVRSVSRVGKSDVGANAKRIEKYLARLARES encoded by the coding sequence ATGATTTTTGTTATCGTCCGGGGCTGCCCAGGACTTGAACGCAACGGGAGAAAAGCAGTGGAGATAAGGGTCGCCGGATGGGCGGGTTACGGGTTCGCGGTCTCGCTGCTCGCAGTAATTTCTCTCGTTATGGCGGGGCTCGGGACGAGGTGGGGGTTCTGGGACTTTCGCACGGGGTTTTTATTCCTTCGCGCCGCGGTGGTGCTGGGGGTTATCGGAATCCTGCTCTCACTGGTTTCAGCCTTTCCCGCCAAGGGGGTTTTCTTCACCCTGGCCCTTCTGGGCATCCTTATCGGCCTCGTATCGGCTGGCATTCCGTTTAAATGGTACCGCATGGCCAAGAGCGTTCCCGTCATCCACGACATAACCACCGACTGGGAGGACCCTCCCCGCTTCGACGCCATTCTCCCCATAAGGCAAAGCGCGCCGAATACTGCCGAGTACGGGGGCGAGGAGATCGCCGCCCAGCAGAGGAAGGCATACCCCTCCGTAGTTCCGAAAATCCTCGACGACCCGCCCTCGGAGGCTTTCCGCAAGGCTCTGAACGCCGCCATCGGCCTCGGCTGGCAGGTGGTCTCGGCGGACATGACCTCGGGGCGCATCGAGGCCACGGATACAACCCTCTGGTTCGGCTTCAAGGATGACATCATCATACGCATAAGGCCGAACGGCCCCGGCAGCAAAGTGGATGTACGCTCCGTCTCGCGGGTGGGGAAGAGCGACGTGGGCGCCAACGCGAAGCGCATCGAAAAATATCTGGCCCGCCTCGCCCGGGAGTCCTGA
- a CDS encoding response regulator transcription factor — translation MGNPEENLILVIDDDVELCELLVTYLGQEGFRVDTANDAMKGVELALSGGYSLVVLDVMLPVMSGLDVLRRIREKSKVPVLMLTARGEEVDRIVGLELGADDYLPKPFNPRELVARIRAVQRRAGNSFTAGQSAAERLLVVGDVELDPGARVARRGGVPVNLTSLEFSLLEFLLRRSGQIVSRDELALAVLDRTLSPYDRSIDVHMSSLRRKLGHRTGETERIRTIRGVGYLYALASGNEERRT, via the coding sequence ATGGGAAATCCGGAAGAAAACCTGATTCTGGTCATCGACGACGACGTAGAGTTGTGCGAACTTCTCGTGACATACCTCGGTCAGGAGGGGTTTCGCGTGGATACCGCCAACGACGCCATGAAGGGGGTCGAGCTCGCCCTCTCGGGCGGTTATTCGCTCGTGGTTCTGGACGTGATGCTGCCCGTGATGAGCGGGCTGGACGTTCTCCGGCGTATCAGGGAGAAATCGAAGGTGCCGGTACTCATGCTCACGGCGCGGGGCGAAGAGGTCGATCGCATCGTCGGGCTTGAGCTCGGCGCGGACGACTACCTCCCCAAGCCCTTCAACCCCCGCGAGCTTGTCGCCCGTATCCGCGCGGTGCAAAGGCGGGCGGGCAATTCCTTCACCGCCGGTCAGAGCGCCGCCGAACGTCTGCTCGTCGTCGGAGACGTGGAACTGGACCCCGGCGCCCGCGTGGCGCGAAGAGGCGGCGTCCCGGTAAATCTCACCTCCCTGGAATTTTCCCTGCTGGAATTTCTCCTTCGCCGCTCCGGGCAGATCGTCTCCCGCGACGAGCTGGCGCTCGCGGTCCTCGACCGCACCCTTTCCCCCTACGACCGGTCCATAGACGTGCACATGAGCAGCCTTCGCCGCAAGCTCGGCCACCGTACGGGCGAAACCGAGAGGATACGGACGATACGCGGCGTCGGCTATCTCTACGCCCTGGCCTCCGGCAACGAAGAGCGAAGGACCTGA
- a CDS encoding pyridine nucleotide-disulfide oxidoreductase yields MTNKGQKILVLAGGGHAHVYILARALELQKAGVRVILVSPEEYQYYSGMGPGLLSGIYQPAQTRFDLRSLSERGCADFIKGAVKAVNPEEKSLTLEDGSGLSYDIVSFNVGGRVEIGKISGAREFARPVKPISNLFKARNEILALARKKLNFAVVGGGPAGVEVAGNLWRLSKEGGNEGSITVIEGGERILGAFPQKASEYARSSLEKRGIRIVTGGRVKEIGKSGVSLETGEVVPADFTFLATGVSVPPIFKNSGLSAGSSEGLEIDDFLRHPKYHEIFGGGDCVTNPGHPLPKVGVYAVRQAPVLYRNLFAALTGGELTRFRPQKKYLLILNLGDGTGLFVRGNLVARGEWALWLKNRLDTSFMAKHRA; encoded by the coding sequence ATGACGAACAAAGGACAGAAGATTCTGGTGCTGGCAGGGGGAGGCCACGCTCATGTCTACATCCTTGCGAGGGCGCTTGAGCTTCAGAAAGCCGGAGTGAGGGTCATACTTGTCTCTCCCGAGGAGTACCAGTATTACTCGGGGATGGGCCCCGGCCTCCTTTCGGGAATCTATCAGCCCGCCCAGACCCGCTTCGACCTTCGCAGTTTGTCTGAAAGGGGCTGCGCCGACTTCATAAAAGGTGCGGTGAAGGCCGTAAATCCCGAGGAAAAGTCGCTCACCCTCGAAGACGGCTCCGGGCTTTCCTACGATATCGTCTCCTTCAACGTCGGCGGCCGCGTGGAGATCGGTAAAATCTCCGGAGCGCGGGAGTTCGCCCGTCCGGTAAAGCCGATAAGCAATCTCTTTAAAGCCCGCAACGAAATTCTGGCTCTTGCCCGCAAAAAACTCAATTTCGCCGTCGTTGGAGGCGGCCCCGCGGGGGTCGAGGTAGCGGGAAACCTCTGGCGGCTCTCGAAGGAAGGCGGGAACGAGGGCTCCATAACCGTAATCGAGGGCGGAGAAAGAATTCTCGGAGCTTTCCCGCAAAAGGCTTCCGAGTACGCGAGAAGCTCCCTTGAAAAGCGCGGGATACGGATAGTCACCGGCGGAAGGGTCAAAGAAATAGGAAAATCCGGGGTATCGCTCGAAACCGGCGAGGTTGTCCCGGCTGATTTCACCTTCCTCGCTACCGGCGTCTCTGTGCCCCCCATCTTCAAGAATTCGGGGCTCTCCGCCGGTTCCTCGGAGGGGCTGGAAATAGACGATTTTCTCAGGCACCCGAAATACCATGAGATTTTCGGGGGAGGGGACTGTGTGACGAATCCCGGCCATCCACTGCCGAAGGTGGGCGTTTACGCGGTGAGGCAGGCGCCGGTACTCTACCGGAACCTCTTCGCCGCGCTGACCGGAGGAGAGTTGACCCGCTTTCGGCCGCAGAAAAAGTACCTTCTGATACTCAATCTCGGCGACGGGACCGGCCTTTTCGTAAGGGGAAATCTTGTCGCCCGGGGGGAATGGGCGCTCTGGCTGAAAAACCGGCTGGACACCTCTTTTATGGCAAAGCACCGGGCTTGA
- a CDS encoding FAD-dependent oxidoreductase — MARYDYDIGVIGGGAAGLTVAAGAARFGAKVLLVEKSERLGGDCLHTGCVPSKTLIKTAKVLSLARRSREFGLPCLEIPEIDLGSVMDRVQRVIDRIQAHDSPERFCGLGVKVLFGNASFVDGHTVEAGGERISARSWVLSTGSSPAIPPVEGLAEVPYWTNETVFSQRELPEKLIVLGGGPVGIELAQSFQRLGSMVTVVEFMDQILGAEDSDVAGVVRERLLTEGMELLTSTKAVRAQKSLMGVKLTVSPSSGGEERFLEANALLVATGRKPNVGGLNLEAAGVGFSAKGVPADARLRTNIPHIYACGDVNGVFPFTHVAGYEGGIALTNSVLHLPRKADYGKIPWCTFCDPEVASVGLSEKRAIEEGLEYRVLTERFAENDRALAESEAEGFIKVLITPRGKLLGCQIVGASAGELIHEWILAVSGGAKLSTIAGGVHVYPTLSEISKRAMGSYYAEKLFSERTKSLLTFLFNLKGRGCELPEA; from the coding sequence ATGGCGAGGTACGACTACGACATAGGCGTAATCGGCGGCGGGGCGGCGGGGCTGACCGTGGCGGCCGGGGCGGCGCGCTTCGGGGCGAAAGTCCTGCTCGTCGAAAAATCGGAGCGCCTCGGCGGCGACTGCCTCCACACCGGGTGCGTTCCCTCCAAGACCCTCATCAAAACCGCGAAGGTTCTCTCTCTGGCCCGGCGTTCGAGGGAGTTCGGCCTTCCCTGCCTTGAAATTCCCGAAATAGACCTCGGCTCCGTCATGGACAGGGTCCAGAGGGTGATAGACAGGATACAGGCCCACGATTCGCCTGAGCGCTTCTGCGGCCTCGGGGTAAAGGTCCTCTTCGGAAATGCCTCATTTGTTGACGGTCACACGGTGGAGGCCGGAGGCGAGAGGATTTCCGCCCGAAGCTGGGTGCTTTCCACCGGTTCTTCCCCGGCCATCCCTCCTGTCGAGGGGCTTGCGGAGGTTCCCTACTGGACGAACGAGACGGTATTTTCACAGCGGGAGCTGCCGGAAAAACTTATCGTCCTCGGGGGCGGCCCCGTAGGCATCGAACTGGCCCAGTCCTTCCAGCGCCTCGGCTCGATGGTTACGGTCGTCGAGTTTATGGACCAGATTCTGGGGGCCGAGGATTCGGACGTAGCCGGGGTAGTCCGGGAGCGGCTGCTGACGGAGGGAATGGAACTTCTCACCTCGACAAAGGCTGTTCGCGCACAAAAGAGTCTCATGGGCGTGAAACTCACCGTTTCACCCTCCTCCGGCGGTGAGGAGCGCTTTCTCGAAGCCAACGCCCTCCTCGTTGCGACGGGGCGAAAGCCCAACGTCGGAGGGCTGAATCTGGAAGCCGCCGGAGTCGGGTTTTCCGCAAAGGGAGTCCCCGCCGATGCGAGGCTGCGGACGAATATCCCGCACATCTACGCCTGCGGCGACGTAAACGGCGTCTTTCCCTTCACCCACGTCGCGGGCTACGAGGGGGGGATAGCCCTCACCAACTCTGTCCTTCACCTGCCGCGAAAGGCGGATTACGGAAAAATTCCCTGGTGCACCTTTTGCGACCCGGAGGTAGCCAGCGTGGGGCTGAGCGAGAAACGCGCCATAGAGGAGGGGCTGGAGTACCGGGTACTGACCGAGCGCTTCGCTGAAAACGACCGCGCCCTCGCCGAAAGCGAGGCGGAAGGGTTTATCAAGGTGCTGATCACCCCTAGGGGCAAGCTGCTGGGCTGCCAGATTGTGGGCGCGAGCGCCGGGGAACTCATCCACGAGTGGATTCTGGCGGTCAGCGGCGGGGCGAAGCTCTCGACCATCGCCGGAGGCGTCCACGTCTATCCCACCCTCTCCGAGATCTCTAAACGCGCGATGGGGTCGTATTACGCCGAGAAACTCTTCAGCGAGAGGACGAAATCCCTCCTAACCTTCCTCTTCAACCTCAAAGGCAGGGGCTGCGAGTTGCCCGAAGCATGA
- a CDS encoding HAMP domain-containing protein: MRSLFLRIFLSFLGATLLIGGVLVVLALTADPHRAEFIRHEERLTNAGNKFAAAYREGGAEALRASVAEEKIGRGTGAVILFRNGIDPLDTPSIPRKAAKLAAKAAATGQREIDVGKNGLWIALPLDEDYVLVAELQPPSDWQRFTDPYGLGLRLLSVFLIVVGVSWFLARSLSGPIRKLRHATQELAKGNLSVRVAPSLGGRFDETAQLGRDFDLMAERIETLLTSQRRLLRDISHELRSPLARLNVALGIARPKAGSEATLALDRIEREAEVLNELIGHLLTLASLEAGEIGERALVPLQLLVREVSDDADFEAKGRGCGVRVAEDSPLFAEGSQTLLHSAVENVIRNAVRFTKEGSEVEVRLRRKEGGETGLAVVSVRDFGPGVPESALENLFEPFYRVAEARDRQSGGAGIGLAITKRAISLHNGRVKAFNAPGGGLEVTIELPLAKESSYVKPGALP; the protein is encoded by the coding sequence GTGCGCAGCCTCTTTTTGCGGATATTCCTGAGTTTTCTCGGCGCGACCCTCCTTATAGGCGGGGTTCTGGTCGTGCTCGCCCTGACCGCCGACCCCCACCGGGCGGAGTTCATCCGCCACGAAGAGCGCCTGACTAACGCCGGGAATAAGTTTGCCGCCGCCTACCGGGAGGGCGGCGCGGAGGCGCTGAGGGCGAGCGTGGCCGAAGAGAAAATCGGGCGCGGGACGGGAGCGGTCATTCTCTTTCGCAACGGAATCGATCCCCTCGACACCCCTTCGATACCGCGCAAGGCCGCCAAGCTGGCCGCAAAAGCCGCAGCGACCGGGCAAAGGGAGATCGACGTGGGCAAAAACGGTCTCTGGATCGCCCTGCCGCTCGACGAAGACTACGTGCTGGTTGCGGAGTTACAGCCGCCCTCCGACTGGCAGCGCTTTACCGACCCTTACGGCCTCGGCCTTCGCCTTTTGTCGGTCTTCCTCATCGTCGTGGGCGTCTCCTGGTTTCTCGCCCGCTCCCTCAGCGGCCCCATCCGCAAGCTGCGCCACGCCACACAGGAACTGGCGAAGGGGAATCTCTCCGTGCGCGTCGCACCCTCACTCGGCGGGAGATTCGACGAGACCGCGCAGCTCGGGCGGGATTTCGACCTGATGGCGGAGCGCATCGAAACCCTTCTGACCTCCCAGCGCAGGCTTCTGCGGGACATCTCCCACGAGCTTCGCTCGCCGCTGGCCAGACTCAACGTCGCGCTCGGCATAGCACGGCCGAAAGCTGGGAGCGAGGCAACCCTCGCACTGGACAGGATAGAGCGGGAGGCGGAGGTTCTGAACGAGCTCATCGGCCACCTGCTTACTCTGGCGTCGCTCGAAGCGGGCGAGATTGGCGAACGCGCCCTCGTCCCGCTGCAGCTTCTGGTGCGGGAGGTTTCGGACGATGCCGACTTCGAGGCGAAGGGGCGCGGCTGCGGAGTCAGGGTGGCCGAGGACTCACCGCTCTTCGCGGAGGGCTCCCAGACCCTCCTCCACAGCGCCGTGGAGAACGTAATACGAAACGCCGTCCGTTTCACGAAAGAGGGCAGCGAGGTGGAGGTGCGCCTCAGGCGGAAAGAGGGCGGCGAGACCGGTCTGGCGGTCGTCTCCGTGAGGGATTTCGGTCCCGGCGTGCCGGAAAGCGCCCTTGAAAACCTCTTCGAGCCCTTCTACAGGGTCGCCGAGGCGCGGGACCGCCAGAGCGGCGGGGCGGGAATAGGGCTCGCGATAACGAAAAGAGCCATAAGTCTCCACAACGGCAGGGTGAAAGCCTTCAACGCTCCGGGAGGCGGCCTGGAAGTGACCATAGAACTCCCGCTTGCGAAGGAATCTTCGTACGTCAAGCCCGGTGCTTTGCCATAA